From the genome of Periplaneta americana isolate PAMFEO1 chromosome 15, P.americana_PAMFEO1_priV1, whole genome shotgun sequence, one region includes:
- the LOC138714943 gene encoding synaptic vesicle glycoprotein 2C-like isoform X1, with product MSEKTQVPLDIRNGDKAPLHEESFPLKEFENGGKTESSEVNFEEAVALTGQGKFHYVLQLGCGMCLISMSAEILNTAYLLPSAECDFNMTSSDKGMLSAVCYIGMIVSSHLWGFMADTRGRRHTLVWTLLLDGFCALASSFSHAYWLFILLRFFNGFFICGPSAVVYAYMGEFHAAATRSRAIMWGAVFISGAIIALPGVAWVIISQPWSVELPLYTYHSWRVFVVVCSLPSFITALLFLFWLPESPKFLLSQNREEEALDVLRYMYAMNTGQQPQHYKVKSLKIELRLEEDTNYKHNLRSLTGILRLMWSQTKPLFLPPHLINTLLGCSLMFGIFASFNGFLLWLPEMFNRLADYADIHPGVSATVCEAISTLAGNITTHTEAFESNMTVINVSLSPPGTESLPLNGTCSSEVASTVFMKSLIIGGSSAIANIACVFLITRMGKKNILVTCMIVSGLSGVALLFAQSATGVLILSSILEGLTLTSPTVLNSILVDIFPTHLRAMAVCMSMLMGRVGTVVSSIILGILLEVNCILVFIALGGVLIGCGVLGFFLPSPWRWRIR from the exons TGCCACTAGACATACGCAATGGAGATAAAGCCCCTCTCCATGAAGAATCGTTTCCTCTAAAAG aATTTGAAAATGGAGGAAAAACAGAGTCCTCTGAAGTGAACTTCGAGGAGGCCGTTGCATTGACAG GCCAGGGTAAATTTCACTATGTTCTCCAGTTGGGATGTGGCATGTGTCTCATTTCGATGTCTGCAGAGATTCTCAACACAGCATATCTGCTGCCATCTGCAGAATGCGACTTCAACATGACATCCAGCGACAAGGGGATGCTCAGTGCTGTATGCTATattg GGATGATTGTGAGTTCACATCTGTGGGGGTTCATGGCCGACACTAGGGGACGCAGGCACACTCTGGTGTGGACGCTGCTGTTGGATGGATTCTGTGCACTTGCTTCCAGCTTCTCTCACGCTTACTGGCTCTTCATCTTGCTGCGGTTCTTCAATGGTTTCTT CATCTGTGGGCCTTCAGCAGTTGTGTACGCATACATGGGTGAGTTCCACGCAGCTGCCACGAGATCCAGAGCTATAATGTGGGGTGCTGTATTCATATCTGGGGCCATCATTGCACTTCCAG GTGTGGCTTGGGTAATAATCTCTCAGCCATGGAGTGTGGAGCTGCCCCTGTACACTTACCACTCGTGGCGTGTATTTGTAGTGGTGTGCAGCCTGCCTAGCTTCATTACGGCCCTTTTGTTCCTGTTCTGGCTACCAGAGAGTCCCAAGTTCCTGCTGTCACAGAACAGAGAGGAGGAGGCTTTGGATGTGCTGCGTTACATGTATGCCATGAACACTGGACAACAACCTCAACACTACAAG GTGAAATCACTGAAAATAGAGCTCAGGCTAGAAGAAGACACGAACTATAAACACAATCTTCGTTCACTGACGGGAATATTACGACTGATGTGGTCGCAGACGAAGCCTTTGTTTCTTCCACCTCATCTGATCAACACACTTCTGGGATGCTCTCTCATGTTCGGAATATTTGCTAg CTTCAATGGCTTCTTGCTATGGCTGCCAGAGATGTTCAACCGTTTGGCAGACTATGCAGACATTCATCCTGGGGTGTCGGCCACTGTGTGTGAGGCAATCTCCACACTTGCAGGCAATATCACAACTCATACAGAGGCTTTCGAATCCAACATGACAGTGATCAATGTCTCTCTCAGCCCGCCAGGGACAGAATCCCTGCCTCTGAATGGAACATGCTCATCAGAAGTTGCCTCCACAGTTTTTATGAAGAGTCTCATCATAGGAGGCTCCTCAGCCATTGCCAACATCGCGTGTGTGTTCCTCATTACTCGTATGGGGAAGAAGAATATTCTAG TGACTTGCATGATAGTCTCCGGACTGTCTGGAGTGGCACTGCTGTTTGCCCAGTCAGCCACAGGCGTGCTGATTCTGTCGAGCATTCTTGAAGGTCTCACTCTTACCAGCCCGACTGTGCTGAACAGTATTCTCGTGGACATCTTCCCCACACATCTCAG AGCCATGGCTGTTTGCATGTCCATGCTGATGGGACGAGTGGGCACAGTGGTGAGCAGCATCATCCTGGGGATTCTGCTGGAAGTTAACTGCATTCTCGTGTTCATAGCTCTGGGTGGTGTGCTCATAG gTTGTGGTGTCTTGGGTTTCTTCCTGCCATCTCCCTGGCGTTGGAGAATCaggtga
- the LOC138714943 gene encoding synaptic vesicle glycoprotein 2C-like isoform X2, which yields MIVSSHLWGFMADTRGRRHTLVWTLLLDGFCALASSFSHAYWLFILLRFFNGFFICGPSAVVYAYMGEFHAAATRSRAIMWGAVFISGAIIALPGVAWVIISQPWSVELPLYTYHSWRVFVVVCSLPSFITALLFLFWLPESPKFLLSQNREEEALDVLRYMYAMNTGQQPQHYKVKSLKIELRLEEDTNYKHNLRSLTGILRLMWSQTKPLFLPPHLINTLLGCSLMFGIFASFNGFLLWLPEMFNRLADYADIHPGVSATVCEAISTLAGNITTHTEAFESNMTVINVSLSPPGTESLPLNGTCSSEVASTVFMKSLIIGGSSAIANIACVFLITRMGKKNILVTCMIVSGLSGVALLFAQSATGVLILSSILEGLTLTSPTVLNSILVDIFPTHLRAMAVCMSMLMGRVGTVVSSIILGILLEVNCILVFIALGGVLIGCGVLGFFLPSPWRWRIR from the exons ATGATTGTGAGTTCACATCTGTGGGGGTTCATGGCCGACACTAGGGGACGCAGGCACACTCTGGTGTGGACGCTGCTGTTGGATGGATTCTGTGCACTTGCTTCCAGCTTCTCTCACGCTTACTGGCTCTTCATCTTGCTGCGGTTCTTCAATGGTTTCTT CATCTGTGGGCCTTCAGCAGTTGTGTACGCATACATGGGTGAGTTCCACGCAGCTGCCACGAGATCCAGAGCTATAATGTGGGGTGCTGTATTCATATCTGGGGCCATCATTGCACTTCCAG GTGTGGCTTGGGTAATAATCTCTCAGCCATGGAGTGTGGAGCTGCCCCTGTACACTTACCACTCGTGGCGTGTATTTGTAGTGGTGTGCAGCCTGCCTAGCTTCATTACGGCCCTTTTGTTCCTGTTCTGGCTACCAGAGAGTCCCAAGTTCCTGCTGTCACAGAACAGAGAGGAGGAGGCTTTGGATGTGCTGCGTTACATGTATGCCATGAACACTGGACAACAACCTCAACACTACAAG GTGAAATCACTGAAAATAGAGCTCAGGCTAGAAGAAGACACGAACTATAAACACAATCTTCGTTCACTGACGGGAATATTACGACTGATGTGGTCGCAGACGAAGCCTTTGTTTCTTCCACCTCATCTGATCAACACACTTCTGGGATGCTCTCTCATGTTCGGAATATTTGCTAg CTTCAATGGCTTCTTGCTATGGCTGCCAGAGATGTTCAACCGTTTGGCAGACTATGCAGACATTCATCCTGGGGTGTCGGCCACTGTGTGTGAGGCAATCTCCACACTTGCAGGCAATATCACAACTCATACAGAGGCTTTCGAATCCAACATGACAGTGATCAATGTCTCTCTCAGCCCGCCAGGGACAGAATCCCTGCCTCTGAATGGAACATGCTCATCAGAAGTTGCCTCCACAGTTTTTATGAAGAGTCTCATCATAGGAGGCTCCTCAGCCATTGCCAACATCGCGTGTGTGTTCCTCATTACTCGTATGGGGAAGAAGAATATTCTAG TGACTTGCATGATAGTCTCCGGACTGTCTGGAGTGGCACTGCTGTTTGCCCAGTCAGCCACAGGCGTGCTGATTCTGTCGAGCATTCTTGAAGGTCTCACTCTTACCAGCCCGACTGTGCTGAACAGTATTCTCGTGGACATCTTCCCCACACATCTCAG AGCCATGGCTGTTTGCATGTCCATGCTGATGGGACGAGTGGGCACAGTGGTGAGCAGCATCATCCTGGGGATTCTGCTGGAAGTTAACTGCATTCTCGTGTTCATAGCTCTGGGTGGTGTGCTCATAG gTTGTGGTGTCTTGGGTTTCTTCCTGCCATCTCCCTGGCGTTGGAGAATCaggtga